The Aspergillus luchuensis IFO 4308 DNA, chromosome 7, nearly complete sequence genome has a segment encoding these proteins:
- a CDS encoding MFS transporter (COG:G;~EggNog:ENOG410Q1QQ;~InterPro:IPR020846,IPR011701,IPR036259;~PFAM:PF07690;~TransMembrane:12 (i104-128o140-158i170-188o200-221i228-248o260-280i336-358o370-394i415-437o443-468i475-497o509-531i);~go_function: GO:0022857 - transmembrane transporter activity [Evidence IEA];~go_process: GO:0055085 - transmembrane transport [Evidence IEA]), which yields MEHVTEHTKEISPIHTSDSEDYSDDHPDEHPDSLELARINTYRLQQRATVGSTRGPEPRQEWLPMGAGKEYPPSLPDPEKYVVEFDGADDPLHPWNWSILRRSILVTILCYCTFATAFTSAVFSAAVSAVSQEYHVGREVSTLGVTLYVLGFAAGPTIWAPASELIGRRWPLSIGLFGCGIFTIASATGKDIQTIMISRFFAGLFAASPVSLVPAVFADLFSAAHRGVVMSIFCMAVFIGPFAAPFVGGFIATSPLGWRWTMYISAIMVFLAFVLVLLFLDESYAPVILVRKAAVLRRQTRNWGIHAKQDEVEVDIKELVRNNFTRPLSMLITEPILLLISLYISFVYGLIYALLGAYPVVFDDVYGMSAGVGGLAFIGLILGELVGGVFILCLQGSYKRKLAANGGKPIPEWRLPAAVVGAVAFAIGMFWFGWTGYSNKIHWMAPTAAGILIGFGILCIFLQCFNYIVDCYPTLAASTIAANTILRSAVGCVFPLFSRQMMVNLGVQWAGTLLGCIAAIMIPMPVAFMIFGPWIRQRSKLAASPARDMEKTCNA from the exons ATGGAGCACGTTACCGAACACACCAAAGAAATCTCTCCGATTCATACCTCCGATAGTGAGGATTATTCCGATGATCATCCCGATGAACATCCCGATTCCCTCGAGCTTGCTCGCATCAACACATACCGTCTGCAACAACGTGCTACCGTAGGGTCCACGAGAGGCCCTGAGCCTCGCCAGGAATGGCTGCCCATGGGTGCTGGGAAAGAATATCCGCCGTCGCTTCCTGATCCGGAGAAATATGTCGTCGAGTTTGATGGTGCGGAtgatcctcttcatccttggAACTGGTCTATCTTGCGGAG GAGTATTCTAGTCACCATCCTCTGCTATTGCACCTTCGCCACAGCCTTCACCAGTGCCGTTTTCTCTGCCGCCGTCAGTGCCGTAAGTCAGGAATACCACGTCGGTCGAGAAGTCAGCACCCTCGGAGTCACATTGTACGTTCTCGGATTCGCTGCCGGACCGACCATCTGGGCCCCGGCCTCTGAACTAATCGGACGACGCTGGCCGTTGTCCATTGGCCTCTTCGGATGCGGTATCTTTACCATTGCCTCTGCAACCGGAAAAGACATCCAGACAATCATGATCAGTCGCTTCTTCGCTGGTCTCTTTGCTGCTAGTCCTGTCTCCCTTGTCCCCGCCGTCTTTGCCGATCTGTTCAGCGCCGCGCACCGTGGAGTCGTCATGTCGATCTTCTGCATGGCAGTGTTTATCGGCCCGTTTGCTGCGCCGTTTGTGGGCGGGTTCATCGCCACGAGTCCGTTGGGATGGCGCTGGACCATGTACATCTCGGCTATCATGGTCTTTCTTGCCTTCGTGCTggtgctcctcttcctcgatgaGTCGTATGCACCTGTCATTCTGGTCCGCAAGGCTGCTGTCCTCCGTCGACAGACCCGAAACTGGGGCATCCATGCCAAGCAGGACGAGGTGGAGGTTGACATCAAAGAGTTGGTTCGGAATAACTTCACTCGTCCGTTGAGTATGCTTATCACTGAGCCAATCCTGCTTCTCATCTCGTTGTACATCTCTTTCGTATACGGCCTTATCTATGCCCTTCTCGGTGCCTACCCGGTGGTCTTCGATGACGTTTATGGAATGAGCGCCGGCGTGGGAGGCCTCGCATTTATCGGCCTTATCCTGGGAGAGCTGGTTGGAGGTGTTTTCATCCTCTGTCTGCAGGGATCTTATAAGCGCAAGCTGGCAGCGAACGGGGGCAAGCCTATTCCCGAATGGCGTCTTCCAGCTGCTGTTGTCGGCGCTGTTGCGTTTGCCATTGGCATGTTCTG GTTCGGTTGGACCGGATACTCGAACAAGATCCACTGGATGGCTCCGACAGCAGCTGGTATCCTGATCGGGTTCGGCATCCTGTGCATCTTCCTGCAGTGCTTCAACTATATCGTTGACTGCTATCCCACTTT GGCTGCATCCACCATTGCGGCGAACACTATCCTCCGATCGGCTGTGGGCTGCGTCTTTCCGTTATTTTCACGCCAGATGATGGTCAACTTGGGCGTGCAGTGGGCGGGCACTCTATTGGGGTGTATTGCAGCCATCATGATTCCCATGCCTGTTGCATTCATGATATTTGGGCCGTGGATCCGTCAGCGGAGTAAGCTGGCTGCGTCGCCGGCTCGCGATATGGAGAAGACCTGTAATGCTTGA